Proteins found in one Seonamhaeicola sp. S2-3 genomic segment:
- a CDS encoding HAMP domain-containing sensor histidine kinase — protein sequence MKLLHKTLKLYLVFSVIIFFINVPVFYFLVQDLWISDVDDTLIYQKENIINGIEGKDMDSISIVRFSEALSKTGAGISITQISGNHLPKDFIYYNNFYEISRQHVEPYRELKSIVEANNNWYKIIIRKDLVESEDLIQGIVFVQIILFLIFLTGMLLLNNYFSKKTWKPFYFIVSKLQSYKIDSVQPIETVPSDIEEFNTLNDSLQKLTENNIQIFRAQKEFTENASHETQTPLAVIKNQIDLLVQDKQISENQSEIINKISKHVNLLTKLNRNLLMLSKIENNQFDKKDSVIVPDIIDDIYDMFKEHIDLKKIHVVSEISNIKSIVSNKQLIQSLIINLMGNAIKYNIEGGTIKIVLKDRSLSFTNTGINISLQKDKVFERFYKQSQQIESVGLGLAIVKQICDTLGYKISYQFTLPNKHTFIVLF from the coding sequence ATGAAACTCTTACATAAAACCTTAAAATTATATCTAGTTTTTTCAGTCATTATTTTTTTTATAAATGTTCCCGTATTTTACTTTCTAGTACAAGATTTATGGATTTCGGATGTTGATGATACTTTAATTTATCAAAAAGAAAATATCATTAACGGAATTGAAGGGAAAGATATGGATAGTATATCCATCGTTCGATTTTCTGAAGCTTTATCAAAAACGGGTGCCGGTATTTCCATCACTCAAATTTCAGGAAATCATCTACCAAAAGATTTCATTTATTATAATAACTTTTATGAAATTTCAAGGCAACATGTCGAACCTTATAGAGAGTTGAAGTCTATAGTTGAGGCGAACAATAATTGGTATAAAATTATAATTAGAAAGGATTTGGTTGAGAGCGAAGACTTAATCCAAGGCATTGTTTTTGTGCAAATTATTCTTTTTCTAATATTCTTAACGGGAATGTTATTGTTGAATAATTACTTCTCAAAAAAAACATGGAAGCCTTTTTATTTTATTGTTTCAAAATTACAATCTTACAAGATTGATAGTGTACAACCTATAGAAACAGTGCCTTCAGATATAGAAGAGTTTAATACGCTTAACGATTCTCTTCAAAAACTAACAGAGAACAATATTCAGATTTTTAGGGCACAAAAAGAGTTTACCGAAAATGCGTCCCATGAAACACAAACCCCTTTGGCAGTCATAAAAAATCAAATAGATTTATTAGTACAGGATAAACAAATAAGTGAAAATCAATCTGAAATAATCAATAAAATTAGTAAACATGTCAATCTTTTAACAAAGTTGAACAGGAATTTATTAATGCTCTCTAAAATTGAGAACAATCAATTTGATAAAAAAGATTCCGTAATAGTGCCAGATATTATTGATGATATTTATGATATGTTTAAAGAGCATATTGATTTAAAAAAGATTCATGTTGTTTCTGAAATTTCCAACATAAAGTCTATAGTGTCAAATAAACAATTGATACAGTCACTCATTATTAACTTAATGGGAAATGCCATAAAATATAATATTGAAGGAGGTACAATAAAAATAGTTCTAAAAGATAGGTCGCTTAGTTTTACAAATACCGGTATAAATATTTCTTTGCAAAAAGATAAGGTGTTTGAGCGCTTTTATAAACAATCCCAACAAATAGAAAGTGTTGGGTTGGGATTGGCAATTGTAAAACAGATTTGTGATACTTTGGGGTATAAAATATCTTATCAATTTACCCTTCCCAACAAGCACACTTTCATTGTTTTGTTTTAA
- a CDS encoding helix-turn-helix domain-containing protein, translating to MAATIITTEDLQQFKEELLEDIKAIMNHQSGFAPKKWLKSPEVRDLLSISPGTLQNLRINGTLPYTKVGGVIYYDYEEILKVMEENRIHNKF from the coding sequence ATGGCAGCAACAATTATCACTACAGAAGATCTTCAACAATTCAAAGAAGAATTACTGGAAGACATCAAAGCTATTATGAATCATCAATCAGGATTCGCGCCTAAAAAATGGCTCAAATCACCAGAAGTTCGCGACCTGTTAAGCATCTCACCAGGAACATTACAAAATCTTCGTATCAATGGCACACTACCTTACACAAAAGTCGGTGGAGTCATCTATTACGATTACGAAGAAATTTTAAAAGTAATGGAAGAAAACCGCATCCATAACAAATTCTAA
- a CDS encoding TonB-dependent receptor domain-containing protein: MKFYFTLAITLILTIQSYAQGNAVISGRVIELSTKNPIPYANILITNDSDATVTGSITGENGRFSIKGLTEGDYKVKISFIGYKEKEIPVLVGSLNNAFDLGKIELKESSENLSEVVITAKKDIVSSSLDKKSFNIENNISQAGGSAMDAMRNLPGVTVDTEGKILLRGSDKVTVLIDGKQSSLTGFGNQKGLDNIPASNIERIEIINNPSAKYDSRGLAGIVNIIYKKENKNGFNGNVGLNFGVGELNIRKANLPNIMDKYAFTPKINPSFNLNYHSKNVNLFLQTDGIVRKRVNSNEFITRIYSNGNPNIRSQFLENRTQELYNIKAGVDWFIDDTNKLTLYSLFQDEYHIDRGDVPYDFILDGSRKRLWSWAEDENTRFINYVANFAHNFKQAGHTLDVGLLYTKGGEDELFPFTDTSDTGNSTDETHLLVDEIVTGLNVDYVKPLRSGRIELGSKVEIRKIPISYKINPGTNSVLDPNLGEWSEYNQDVYALYANLIHEGEKLDIEGGFRVEQTTINYDIDPANIYYSKNDAYNYFKFFPNVRLTLKADKNNKISAFYNRRIDRPGEFELRPFPKYDDPEILKTGNPYLRPQFTQTFELAYKTKWREGSVYLAGFYRSIEDIFERIFTNDDTTSGTIINSIPQNLGKGSNLGFEITLEQTVTNNWDINGSFNWYTNKINAFSGTSIYPSPQPFYFDESKSNTWNFKLNNNVTLPYKIDFQLSTVYYAPNIIPQGKVKERYSVDFGLKKNVLKDKGEIKLSATDLLNTFGIKKSIIGDGFNLTSTNYYETQVITLGVKYKF, from the coding sequence ATGAAATTTTATTTTACACTTGCTATTACGTTAATCTTAACCATTCAATCTTATGCTCAAGGCAATGCCGTTATATCAGGGAGAGTAATAGAGTTATCAACAAAAAATCCGATTCCTTATGCTAACATTCTTATAACCAACGATAGCGATGCTACGGTAACGGGTTCAATAACAGGTGAAAACGGTAGGTTTTCAATAAAAGGTTTAACAGAAGGGGATTATAAAGTCAAAATATCATTTATTGGTTATAAAGAAAAAGAAATTCCTGTTTTGGTAGGTAGTTTAAATAATGCGTTTGACCTTGGGAAAATTGAATTGAAAGAGTCTTCAGAAAACCTAAGCGAGGTTGTAATTACAGCAAAAAAAGACATAGTAAGTTCAAGTCTGGACAAAAAAAGTTTCAACATTGAAAATAACATTTCACAGGCAGGAGGTTCTGCCATGGATGCTATGAGAAACCTGCCTGGTGTTACCGTAGATACAGAAGGTAAAATATTGCTAAGGGGAAGTGATAAAGTAACCGTGCTAATTGATGGGAAACAATCTAGTCTTACCGGTTTTGGAAACCAAAAGGGGCTTGATAATATTCCCGCTTCAAATATTGAAAGAATAGAAATTATTAACAACCCATCTGCAAAATATGATTCTAGAGGTTTGGCAGGAATTGTGAATATTATTTACAAAAAAGAAAATAAAAATGGGTTTAACGGAAATGTAGGGTTGAATTTTGGTGTTGGAGAATTAAATATCAGAAAAGCGAATCTTCCCAACATCATGGATAAATATGCGTTTACTCCAAAAATAAACCCATCTTTTAACCTAAACTATCACTCAAAAAATGTGAATTTATTTTTGCAGACAGATGGTATTGTTAGAAAAAGAGTTAATAGTAATGAATTTATAACACGTATTTATTCAAACGGAAACCCTAATATTAGGTCTCAGTTTTTAGAAAATAGAACGCAAGAACTGTACAATATAAAAGCAGGCGTTGACTGGTTTATTGATGACACTAATAAATTAACTTTGTACTCACTATTTCAAGATGAATATCATATTGATAGAGGTGATGTTCCTTATGATTTTATTTTAGATGGCAGTAGGAAACGTTTGTGGTCATGGGCAGAAGATGAAAATACACGCTTTATAAATTACGTTGCAAATTTCGCCCATAATTTTAAACAAGCAGGACATACTTTAGATGTGGGACTTTTGTATACCAAAGGAGGTGAAGATGAATTATTCCCATTTACAGATACAAGTGATACAGGAAATTCAACAGACGAAACACATTTATTGGTAGATGAAATTGTCACAGGTTTAAATGTAGATTATGTTAAACCATTAAGGTCTGGTAGAATAGAATTGGGGTCAAAAGTAGAAATTCGAAAAATCCCTATTTCTTATAAGATAAATCCTGGAACAAATTCGGTTTTAGATCCAAATTTAGGAGAATGGTCAGAATATAACCAAGATGTTTACGCCTTATATGCCAACTTAATACATGAAGGGGAAAAGCTAGATATTGAAGGCGGTTTTAGAGTGGAACAAACTACAATAAATTATGATATTGACCCGGCCAACATTTATTACTCCAAAAATGATGCTTACAATTATTTTAAATTTTTCCCAAATGTTAGGCTAACCTTAAAAGCAGATAAAAATAATAAAATTTCAGCTTTTTATAACCGTAGAATTGATCGCCCTGGAGAATTTGAATTGCGACCATTCCCAAAATATGACGACCCCGAAATTTTAAAAACAGGTAATCCGTATTTAAGACCTCAATTTACTCAAACTTTTGAGTTGGCCTACAAGACCAAATGGAGGGAGGGCTCTGTTTACCTCGCTGGATTTTACCGTTCAATAGAAGATATTTTTGAACGTATTTTTACAAATGACGATACAACATCTGGTACCATTATTAATTCAATCCCTCAAAATTTAGGTAAAGGTTCTAATTTAGGATTTGAGATAACACTTGAGCAAACGGTTACAAATAATTGGGATATCAATGGTAGTTTTAACTGGTATACCAATAAAATAAATGCTTTTTCGGGAACAAGTATTTATCCATCCCCACAACCTTTCTATTTTGATGAAAGTAAAAGTAACACTTGGAATTTTAAGTTGAATAATAATGTAACATTGCCTTATAAAATAGATTTTCAATTATCGACTGTCTATTATGCGCCTAATATTATTCCACAAGGAAAAGTAAAAGAGCGCTATTCGGTGGATTTTGGACTAAAGAAAAACGTTCTAAAGGACAAGGGAGAAATTAAATTATCTGCCACAGATTTATTGAACACTTTTGGAATAAAAAAATCAATAATTGGGGATGGTTTTAATTTAACATCAACAAACTATTATGAGACACAAGTTATTACTTTGGGGGTGAAATATAAATTTTAG
- a CDS encoding ATPase, protein MKNEQPHIIIEKGVQYKLGKLKDNHILYDFQKILIYLDAKGKLLFGKNFKIYEEDEVVLYKLCIYFIRDFEACEKLNIDPNKGILLSGPVGCGKTSLMKLLRHIVPHHKPYELIPARNITFAFNNIGYKTIQEYGNSSFYCFDDLGVETTGRHFGKDCNVMGEILLSRYDLFLQRKIRTHATTNLNAQELEERYGNRVRSRMRQLFNLIAFNEQSIDKRK, encoded by the coding sequence ATGAAAAATGAGCAACCACATATCATTATTGAAAAAGGGGTGCAATACAAACTTGGCAAACTAAAAGATAATCACATTCTTTACGATTTCCAAAAAATATTAATCTACCTCGATGCCAAAGGAAAATTGTTATTCGGTAAAAATTTTAAAATTTACGAAGAAGATGAGGTGGTACTTTACAAATTATGTATCTATTTCATCCGTGATTTTGAAGCTTGCGAAAAACTAAACATCGACCCAAACAAAGGCATTTTATTATCTGGTCCAGTAGGTTGTGGTAAAACTAGCTTAATGAAATTATTAAGACACATTGTGCCACATCATAAACCTTATGAACTAATTCCAGCAAGAAACATCACATTTGCTTTTAACAATATCGGCTACAAAACCATTCAAGAATATGGTAATAGTAGTTTTTACTGTTTTGATGATTTAGGCGTAGAAACAACCGGAAGACATTTTGGTAAAGACTGCAATGTTATGGGTGAAATCCTTTTATCTCGTTACGATTTATTTCTTCAAAGAAAAATCAGAACCCACGCCACTACAAATTTAAATGCACAAGAATTAGAAGAAAGATATGGAAATCGAGTCCGCTCAAGAATGAGACAGTTGTTTAATCTGATAGCTTTTAATGAGCAAAGTATTGACAAGAGAAAATAA
- a CDS encoding RteC domain-containing protein: MTQKITNLLAKLNDQLSFIDLEIDNQYLRCEKALEVILKTINSLRTLLSKTKFKTDAEEIKFFKEIKPQFTSKLIYYNTLFKIEMKRPNGGNRIVKKYYNNELVKLKAFFDNELEFYKYYRSGSTYLDHKYFLRSKFDIKMSLDNSYFEADTSFSTSHDFKVAKVLANDLIQLYLENQLVIIENKDNGEKSQRKPNLKMIWTSPKVALIELLYALHTEGVFNNGAADLKDIAEYFENIFEINLGQYRRTFLEIRTRKTNRAKFLSSLNDNLLKRMEDTDEGV; the protein is encoded by the coding sequence TTGACTCAAAAAATCACAAACCTACTTGCTAAACTTAACGATCAATTAAGTTTTATAGATTTAGAAATAGATAACCAATATCTTCGTTGTGAAAAGGCTTTAGAAGTGATTTTAAAAACAATAAACTCATTAAGGACGCTTCTGTCAAAAACAAAGTTTAAAACTGATGCAGAAGAAATTAAATTTTTTAAAGAAATAAAGCCACAGTTTACCTCTAAACTAATTTATTATAATACGCTTTTCAAAATTGAAATGAAAAGACCAAATGGAGGAAATCGTATTGTAAAAAAGTATTATAACAATGAGCTGGTTAAATTAAAAGCTTTCTTCGATAATGAGTTAGAGTTTTACAAATACTATCGTTCAGGGAGTACCTATCTAGATCATAAATACTTTTTACGTAGTAAGTTCGATATTAAAATGTCTCTAGATAATTCTTATTTTGAAGCAGATACGAGCTTTTCTACATCCCATGATTTTAAGGTAGCCAAAGTATTGGCTAACGATTTAATTCAATTGTATTTAGAAAATCAATTAGTAATAATTGAAAATAAAGATAATGGAGAAAAATCACAACGCAAACCGAACTTGAAAATGATTTGGACAAGTCCAAAAGTGGCATTAATTGAGCTTTTGTACGCATTACATACTGAAGGTGTTTTTAATAATGGAGCAGCAGATCTAAAAGATATAGCAGAATATTTTGAGAATATTTTCGAAATAAATTTAGGACAATATCGCCGTACATTCCTAGAAATTAGAACAAGAAAAACCAACAGAGCTAAGTTTCTTTCATCGTTAAACGATAACCTTTTGAAACGGATGGAAGACACTGATGAAGGTGTTTAA
- a CDS encoding universal stress protein, whose product MKITKKILFPTDFSIVAENAFIYALSLGEQIKAEIQIVHIVPIFESGEAENIQVHPFMKTANQHLEICKLEEFKKEQERLEQLVSILHKEHIHLKFSFLKGEFLDVIADLIECQYVDMVVMGTSGANTIDEKLFGSNTMNIITNTEIPVMVIPSKAKFTSISNYCMAVMLEPEEIFTIRQIANYLSLLELPMSCVNIVSSPQMLLIAERKRQEWMQNVNYSNVTVDIIINNDVSKGLLGYARDNEIDLLGILHRNLPITKRLFSINHSKLFLKQSQTALLIYNI is encoded by the coding sequence ATGAAAATAACGAAAAAAATACTATTCCCTACGGACTTTTCTATTGTTGCAGAAAATGCTTTTATATATGCATTATCACTTGGAGAGCAGATAAAAGCTGAAATTCAAATAGTCCATATAGTACCTATTTTTGAGTCTGGAGAAGCAGAGAATATTCAAGTACATCCATTTATGAAAACGGCAAATCAACATCTAGAAATTTGCAAATTAGAAGAATTCAAAAAGGAACAGGAAAGATTAGAACAGCTTGTCTCCATATTACATAAAGAGCATATACATCTTAAATTCTCCTTTTTGAAAGGAGAATTCTTGGATGTGATTGCTGATTTAATTGAATGTCAATATGTTGACATGGTTGTTATGGGGACATCTGGAGCAAATACGATTGACGAAAAGTTATTTGGTTCCAATACGATGAATATTATCACCAATACTGAGATTCCCGTTATGGTAATCCCTTCAAAAGCAAAATTCACTTCTATAAGTAATTACTGTATGGCAGTTATGTTGGAGCCAGAAGAAATATTCACTATTAGACAAATAGCTAACTATTTGTCCTTATTAGAACTTCCGATGAGTTGTGTAAACATTGTTTCATCCCCTCAAATGTTACTCATTGCAGAACGTAAAAGGCAAGAGTGGATGCAGAACGTAAATTATTCGAATGTAACAGTTGATATCATTATTAACAATGACGTAAGCAAAGGGTTACTGGGCTACGCTCGGGATAACGAAATAGATCTATTGGGCATTCTACATCGGAATTTGCCTATAACAAAAAGACTTTTCAGTATCAATCATAGCAAACTATTTTTGAAGCAATCCCAGACTGCTCTTTTAATATATAATATATGA
- a CDS encoding response regulator transcription factor, which translates to MKVLLIEDNYDLAESIEKYLSAEGYICETAYTVEKAIEKIELYEYDCILLDISLPDGNGFSILESLKKNHKQDGVIIISAKDSLDDRLKGLVIGADDYLVKPFHLAELSMRIMAVVRRRKFNGNNLLNLGGISVNLIEKTIFFNKRPVERLSPKEYELLLFFMSAPKRVLTKSTIAEHLMGDHADMFDNFDVIYAHIKNLKKKLKEAGCIGYIKTIYGMGYKFEAEQS; encoded by the coding sequence ATGAAAGTTCTCTTAATTGAAGATAATTATGATTTAGCTGAAAGTATTGAAAAATATCTTTCTGCCGAAGGCTACATTTGTGAAACTGCATATACCGTTGAAAAGGCTATTGAGAAGATAGAGCTTTATGAATATGACTGTATATTACTAGATATATCTCTTCCAGATGGTAATGGTTTTTCTATTTTAGAATCATTAAAAAAGAACCATAAGCAAGATGGGGTAATAATTATTTCGGCCAAAGATTCTCTAGATGATAGATTAAAAGGTCTTGTAATTGGAGCTGATGATTATCTGGTTAAACCATTTCATTTGGCAGAATTGTCAATGCGAATTATGGCAGTTGTTCGCAGACGAAAATTTAACGGAAATAATCTACTTAATTTGGGAGGGATTAGTGTTAATCTTATAGAAAAAACTATTTTTTTTAATAAAAGACCAGTTGAAAGATTGTCCCCAAAAGAATATGAACTTCTTCTGTTTTTTATGTCGGCACCCAAAAGGGTTTTAACCAAAAGTACTATTGCAGAACATTTAATGGGAGACCATGCCGATATGTTTGATAATTTCGATGTTATTTATGCACATATTAAAAATTTGAAGAAAAAACTCAAAGAGGCTGGGTGCATTGGTTACATCAAAACAATTTATGGGATGGGCTATAAATTTGAAGCAGAACAGTCATGA
- a CDS encoding site-specific integrase, which translates to MQSQTTFRLSFWVSATRKINNQVSVYARITVNGKRANISLQRKVIVSEWDSNKGRARGNKQESRLLNRYLDLVKNRIHEAHDELVKEKAFICAQSIKARFLGEDNEEYSLLTLVDYHNTQMSESLSYGTLKNYFTTQKYIKLFLTKKKIQDIYLSQLTYLFLVDFEKFLRSYVPEDHQKKMENNTVMKHIQRLRKMVTLAYKMEWIDKDPFIKFKPTYIKNEREFLSEDELQSIIEKEFEIERLELVKDLFVFSCYSGLSYIDVMNLNEDNITFGIDGGKWIITNRQKTHNKVKIPLLPIAEELIEKYKDHIKTKKTKTLFPNISNQKLNSYLKEIADLCKIKKNLTFHIARHTFATTITLSNGVPIETVSKLLGHSKIATTQIYARVIERKVSEDMQLLRKKLYAENNNNNGNQEIS; encoded by the coding sequence ATGCAATCACAAACCACCTTTAGGTTATCATTTTGGGTAAGTGCTACACGTAAAATTAATAACCAAGTTTCTGTTTATGCTAGAATAACAGTTAATGGTAAACGAGCAAATATCAGTTTGCAACGAAAAGTAATTGTATCTGAATGGGATTCCAATAAAGGAAGAGCAAGAGGGAACAAACAAGAATCAAGACTACTCAACAGGTATTTAGACCTGGTTAAAAATAGAATTCACGAAGCTCATGACGAACTTGTAAAAGAAAAAGCTTTTATCTGTGCACAATCTATAAAAGCTCGTTTTTTAGGAGAAGATAACGAAGAGTACTCTTTGCTAACGCTAGTAGACTATCACAACACCCAAATGAGTGAATCTTTAAGTTATGGAACTTTAAAGAATTATTTCACGACTCAAAAGTATATCAAACTATTTCTTACCAAAAAGAAAATACAAGACATCTATTTATCTCAATTAACATATCTTTTTTTAGTGGATTTTGAAAAATTCTTACGCTCATATGTTCCAGAAGACCATCAGAAGAAAATGGAAAACAATACTGTTATGAAACATATTCAACGACTTCGTAAAATGGTAACATTAGCTTATAAAATGGAATGGATAGATAAAGATCCCTTCATAAAATTCAAACCAACGTATATCAAAAATGAACGTGAGTTTTTAAGTGAGGATGAATTGCAATCTATTATCGAAAAAGAATTTGAAATAGAAAGACTAGAGCTCGTTAAGGATTTGTTTGTTTTTAGTTGCTATTCTGGTTTATCATACATTGATGTCATGAACCTCAACGAAGATAATATTACGTTTGGTATTGATGGTGGCAAATGGATAATCACCAATAGACAAAAAACACATAACAAAGTAAAAATTCCATTACTTCCAATTGCTGAAGAATTAATAGAGAAATATAAAGACCATATTAAAACCAAGAAAACGAAAACCTTATTCCCTAATATTTCAAATCAAAAGCTCAACTCATATTTAAAAGAAATTGCGGATTTATGCAAAATCAAAAAGAATCTAACTTTTCATATAGCTCGTCACACTTTCGCAACTACCATAACTTTAAGCAATGGTGTGCCCATAGAAACAGTGTCAAAATTACTTGGCCATTCAAAAATTGCAACTACCCAAATATATGCTAGAGTAATTGAACGTAAAGTTAGTGAGGATATGCAATTGCTCAGAAAGAAACTTTATGCGGAAAATAATAATAATAATGGAAACCAAGAAATTTCATGA
- a CDS encoding isoprenylcysteine carboxylmethyltransferase family protein yields the protein MALQEEFEQQGNWLFKYRSFLPLIILVIGTTLYLRTEIYPETFILEETPYEIYYEMFALIVSLIGLFIRIYTVGHTPKNTSGRNTKQGQVADTLNTSGMYSIVRHPLYVGNYLMWLGPAMLTGHFWFIVAFTLFYWVYYERIMYAEEQFLRTKFGKQYLEWSKNVPTFIPNFKNFKKSKLPFSWRKVLKKEKNGLFALFLIFCVFDILGEIIENETDYNYFLIGMSLLTGLSYMVLKYLKKRTHLLDELNR from the coding sequence ATGGCATTACAAGAAGAATTTGAACAGCAAGGAAATTGGCTTTTTAAGTATCGTAGTTTCTTGCCTTTAATCATTTTAGTAATCGGAACAACCCTTTATCTACGAACAGAAATTTACCCCGAAACTTTCATTTTAGAAGAAACACCGTATGAAATATATTACGAAATGTTTGCTCTAATTGTGAGCTTAATCGGGCTTTTTATTCGTATTTACACTGTTGGTCATACACCTAAAAACACTTCTGGTAGAAACACAAAACAAGGACAAGTTGCAGATACGTTAAACACATCTGGAATGTATTCTATTGTTCGACATCCTTTGTATGTTGGAAATTATTTAATGTGGTTAGGACCAGCAATGCTAACTGGACACTTTTGGTTTATCGTTGCATTTACATTATTTTATTGGGTTTATTATGAGAGAATTATGTATGCAGAAGAACAATTTTTAAGAACCAAATTTGGAAAACAATATTTAGAATGGTCTAAAAATGTACCTACTTTTATTCCAAACTTTAAAAATTTTAAAAAATCTAAACTTCCATTCAGTTGGAGAAAAGTCTTGAAAAAAGAAAAAAATGGACTTTTTGCTTTGTTTTTAATATTCTGTGTTTTTGACATTTTAGGAGAGATTATAGAAAATGAAACTGATTATAACTACTTTTTAATTGGAATGAGTTTATTAACAGGACTAAGTTATATGGTTTTAAAATACCTTAAAAAGAGAACACATTTATTAGACGAATTGAATAGATAA